From a region of the Helianthus annuus cultivar XRQ/B chromosome 5, HanXRQr2.0-SUNRISE, whole genome shotgun sequence genome:
- the LOC110942706 gene encoding endo-1,3;1,4-beta-D-glucanase-like produces the protein MVIEEHVVEYGLTKIFLLTIDLWQYSYFNLLFLFSAGYGAPKLRQLADKVAAAGYYVVVPDFFYGDPLTPGANIEDWLKNHEQAVDFAKQVIQALKEKGVTKIGAAGFCCGAKVVVELAKDGEIQFAALLHSSFVTLDDIKGVKVPIGILGAEIDKRSPPELVKEFKAALLCHILFFNR, from the exons ATGGTGATAGAAGAGCATGTTGTTGAATATGGCTTAACTAAAATATTTCTACTGACAATCGATTTATGGCAG TATAGTtactttaatttattatttttgttttctgcaGGTTATGGAGCTCCGAAACTGAG GCAACTTGCAGACAAAGTTGCAGCTGCTGGATATTATGTAGTTGTTCCGGATTTCTTCTATGGCGACCCATTGACTCCTGGAGCCAACATAGAAGATTGGCTAAAAAACCAT GAGCAAGCGGTTGATTTTGCTAAACAAGTTATACAGGCTCTAAAAGAGAAGGGTGTAACTAAAATTGGGGCTGCAGGTTTTTGTTGCGGCG CTAAGGTGGTTGTGGAGCTAGCAAAGGATGGTGAAATACAATTTGCTGCACTCCTGCATTCTTCGTTTGTCACTTTAGATGATATCAAGG gggttAAGGTCCCTATAGGGATACTAGGTGCCGAGATCGACAAACGATCTCCACCAGAACTCGTCAAAGAATTCAAGGCTGCCCTCTTATGTcatattttgttttttaatcGATAA